One stretch of Tepiditoga spiralis DNA includes these proteins:
- the pheS gene encoding phenylalanine--tRNA ligase subunit alpha, producing MIDKTTMIEELKEKLQSLSTIQEVQNIKAQYFGKKGQITALMKNIGRIEPEKKKEYGMQVNELKQEIERLLNGKLDEIKKEIKKQEELKNWVDVTAHGAERSFGKEHLIAKTIRDIYEIFTQFGFTVVEGPEIEEPWFNFDALNTPEWHPAREMQDTFYLEDDLLLRTHTSAVQIRTMLKEEPPLAIISSGRTYRKDEIDATHSAMFHQLECLFIDKKVTVGNLKMFLEQLTKKIFDNEDTKVLLRPSYFPFVEPGFEVDVSCMNCGGKGCNVCKGTGWIEVLGAGLVHPKVLENVGYDPEKWQGFAFGVGVERIAMLKYGISNMRELYKNDIRFID from the coding sequence ATGATAGACAAGACAACAATGATTGAAGAATTAAAAGAAAAGCTTCAATCTCTTTCGACAATTCAAGAAGTTCAAAATATAAAAGCACAGTACTTTGGTAAAAAAGGTCAAATAACAGCCTTAATGAAAAACATTGGCAGAATAGAACCAGAAAAAAAGAAAGAATATGGAATGCAAGTTAATGAATTAAAACAAGAAATAGAAAGATTATTGAATGGGAAGTTAGATGAAATAAAAAAAGAAATAAAAAAACAAGAAGAGTTAAAAAATTGGGTTGATGTTACGGCTCATGGTGCAGAGAGAAGTTTTGGAAAAGAACATTTGATAGCAAAAACAATAAGAGATATATATGAAATTTTTACGCAATTTGGTTTTACTGTTGTAGAAGGTCCAGAAATTGAGGAACCTTGGTTTAATTTTGATGCTTTAAACACTCCAGAATGGCATCCAGCAAGAGAAATGCAAGATACATTTTATTTAGAAGATGATCTTTTATTGAGAACTCATACTTCAGCAGTTCAAATAAGGACTATGTTGAAAGAGGAACCACCACTTGCAATAATTTCTTCTGGTAGAACTTATAGAAAAGATGAAATAGATGCAACTCATTCAGCTATGTTTCATCAGCTTGAATGTTTGTTTATAGATAAGAAGGTTACTGTTGGAAACTTAAAGATGTTTTTAGAACAATTGACTAAAAAAATATTTGATAATGAAGATACAAAAGTTCTTTTAAGACCAAGTTATTTTCCATTTGTAGAACCTGGATTTGAAGTAGATGTAAGTTGTATGAACTGTGGTGGAAAAGGTTGTAATGTTTGTAAAGGAACTGGTTGGATAGAAGTACTTGGTGCAGGATTAGTTCATCCAAAGGTTCTTGAAAATGTTGGATATGATCCTGAAAAGTGGCAAGGTTTTGCTTTTGGTGTAGGTGTTGAAAGGATTGCTATGTTGAAGTATGGTATTTCTAATATGAGAGAACTTTATAAAAATGATATAAGATTCATAGATTAG
- the pheT gene encoding phenylalanine--tRNA ligase subunit beta, with protein sequence MRLSMEWISDYIKLKEDETGIVNKIKQHTTNVETVDEIAKGVKKVKVGKILKTEGHPDADRLQVCTVDVGEEEPIIIVTNDLSIKPGHTVPVAVDGAVLKDNFKIKSRKMRGVFSQGMFCSLEEFELEENAHGVYKINEDVKPGTDFLEYFKINDKVIEIEVFANRPDLLSYVGVAKELETINAGTDFKLPEYTKLEKTDVFPIKLETTDCNRYTAAIMTDIKIGPSPIWLVRRLASAGIRSINNIVDITNYVMLETGHPVHAFDMDLIGNQIVVKKGEKGTKVLLLDEKKYELNGTETLITDGEKILALGGVMGGELSGINENTKRILLEVAHFDPVNTRKTSKYHKLQTDASFRFERGVDPNDAEFVMGRLVKLISELANGKSDGKMVDVYPNIIEPKTIKARYEYIKDRLGVEISKEEVEKIYDSFEFKYQTTEFGWVVTVPTNRHDLSIEIDIVEEVGRIYGYHNIESSFPETVMKAGTKGAVVSFKDEVSNIVRSTGYNEIMTYSFMNIEKMWMEKSEIKLLNPLSAEYEYMRPLVSYGVLESISYNFRNQNRDVKFFEIANVYSKDESLESKIKETLHLSIGATGRENPDDFTDKREVSYYTLKGAVDTLFKELNIIPEYKRVEIEGMSYSQTAEIFVDKEKVGFIGLVDKDYAKKFYGIKAPVYIGELDLSKLFELKVPLTKENKNYEYPAIKREYSFIVPIKVAFSEIEEIINKSGKIIEKISIFDIYKGKNMDEDKISITITITYRASDRTLTDEDVNRVENKMLKKLNNIEVSLRER encoded by the coding sequence ATGAGATTATCAATGGAATGGATTAGTGATTATATAAAGTTAAAAGAAGATGAAACTGGAATTGTAAATAAGATAAAACAACATACAACGAATGTTGAAACGGTTGATGAAATAGCAAAGGGTGTAAAAAAAGTAAAGGTTGGTAAGATATTAAAAACAGAAGGTCATCCAGATGCAGATAGACTACAGGTTTGTACAGTTGATGTTGGTGAAGAAGAACCTATAATAATTGTAACTAACGATTTGAGTATAAAACCAGGTCATACAGTTCCAGTTGCTGTTGATGGGGCTGTTTTAAAAGATAACTTTAAGATAAAATCGAGAAAGATGCGTGGAGTTTTTTCTCAAGGAATGTTTTGTTCTCTTGAAGAGTTTGAGCTTGAAGAAAATGCTCATGGTGTTTATAAAATAAATGAAGATGTAAAGCCTGGTACAGATTTTTTAGAATACTTTAAAATAAATGATAAAGTTATTGAAATAGAAGTTTTTGCAAATAGACCAGATTTACTTTCATATGTTGGTGTGGCAAAAGAGTTAGAAACAATAAATGCTGGTACAGATTTTAAATTACCAGAATATACAAAACTTGAAAAAACAGATGTATTTCCTATAAAGTTGGAAACAACAGACTGTAATAGATATACAGCAGCTATAATGACAGATATAAAGATTGGACCTTCTCCAATATGGTTAGTTAGAAGATTGGCATCTGCTGGTATAAGAAGTATAAATAATATAGTAGATATAACAAATTATGTTATGCTTGAAACAGGTCATCCAGTACATGCGTTTGATATGGATTTAATTGGAAATCAAATAGTTGTAAAAAAAGGCGAAAAAGGGACGAAGGTTTTACTTTTAGATGAAAAAAAATATGAATTAAACGGAACAGAAACTTTAATAACAGATGGTGAAAAAATATTAGCACTTGGTGGAGTTATGGGTGGAGAACTCAGTGGAATAAATGAAAACACAAAAAGAATTTTATTAGAAGTAGCTCATTTTGATCCTGTAAATACAAGAAAAACATCAAAATATCATAAACTTCAAACAGATGCATCTTTTAGATTTGAAAGAGGTGTAGATCCAAATGATGCAGAGTTTGTTATGGGAAGGTTGGTAAAACTCATATCTGAACTTGCAAATGGAAAATCAGATGGCAAAATGGTAGATGTTTATCCAAATATTATAGAACCAAAAACTATAAAGGCTAGATATGAATATATAAAAGATAGGCTTGGTGTTGAAATATCAAAAGAAGAAGTGGAAAAGATATACGATTCATTTGAATTTAAATATCAAACAACAGAATTTGGATGGGTTGTTACTGTACCAACAAATAGACATGATCTTTCAATAGAAATAGATATTGTTGAAGAAGTGGGAAGAATTTATGGTTATCATAATATTGAATCATCTTTTCCAGAAACAGTAATGAAAGCAGGTACAAAGGGTGCAGTTGTATCTTTTAAAGATGAAGTTTCTAATATCGTGAGAAGCACTGGATACAATGAAATAATGACGTACTCTTTTATGAATATTGAAAAAATGTGGATGGAAAAATCAGAAATAAAATTATTAAATCCACTTTCAGCCGAATATGAATATATGAGACCTTTAGTTTCTTATGGAGTTCTTGAAAGTATTTCATACAACTTTAGAAATCAGAATAGAGATGTAAAGTTTTTTGAAATTGCAAATGTTTATTCAAAAGATGAAAGCTTAGAAAGTAAGATAAAAGAAACCTTACACTTATCTATTGGTGCAACTGGAAGAGAAAACCCAGATGATTTTACGGATAAGAGAGAAGTTTCTTATTATACTTTAAAGGGAGCTGTTGATACATTATTTAAAGAATTAAATATAATTCCAGAGTATAAAAGAGTAGAAATAGAAGGTATGTCTTATTCTCAAACTGCAGAAATTTTTGTTGATAAAGAAAAAGTAGGTTTTATAGGATTAGTGGATAAAGACTATGCTAAAAAGTTTTATGGAATAAAAGCACCAGTTTATATTGGTGAATTAGATTTATCAAAGTTATTTGAATTAAAGGTACCTTTAACAAAAGAAAATAAAAATTATGAATATCCAGCAATAAAGAGAGAATATTCTTTTATAGTTCCAATAAAAGTTGCATTCAGTGAAATTGAGGAAATTATAAATAAATCAGGAAAGATAATAGAAAAAATAAGTATATTTGATATATACAAAGGAAAAAATATGGATGAAGATAAAATAAGTATTACTATAACTATTACTTATAGAGCATCAGATAGGACTTTAACTGATGAAGATGTAAATAGAGTTGAAAATAAAATGTTGAAAAAACTAAACAATATTGAAGTTTCACTTAGAGAAAGATGA